In Oscillatoria acuminata PCC 6304, a single window of DNA contains:
- a CDS encoding AAA-like domain-containing protein encodes MTDSYIFSGTLPENAPTYVKRKADFELYDGLKSGQFCYVLNSRQTGKSSLRVQVMRQLKQAGVACSVIDISMDNIQQGTSNQWYANMLRSLTLDLQLDVNLGSWWRDRDWLSPLGRFREFIETVVLVQIPGTIVIFIDEIDSILSLNFPTDDFFAFIRACYNQRAHHHPYNRLTFCLLGVATPSDLIADKQRTPFNIGQAIALHGFTLAEAKPALLPGLSQQFIDPETVLAEILDWTGGQPFLTQKLCKMVVDKAHNSRPDITALVQAYLLDNWESQDEPDHLKTIRDRLLCDEKRTPRRLGLYQKILTAHPEGYPSDNSPEQTQLRLSGLVVKNNGNLTVFNRIYQQIFNADWIENQLANLRPYSEAVAAWWESGGEDSSRLLRGQALQDALNWAADKSLSDRDYQFLSASQNSEKKTLELAKIETEITLEAERKAKQILDTAYKKAQRVITFGLVGLCAVSLLSITIIAWANSQKRQAEIAEIKALNSASKIRNSSNEKLEALVNAIRAGRKLQSNWATSELMTPAVVNLETILANLQEQNSLNRHRGWVWDVAWSPNGETIATASADGTAILWTAQGELLHTLEHGDRVYGLAFSPDGQTLATATANHSVKLWGMDGTLLHTLSGHQGSVFAVSFSPKGQLLVTGSTDKTAKIWRIEPNSQTPPTLIQTITAHIQEISDVSFSPDGEILATASYDNQVKLWQITPTGTAALLTTLTGHQSGVSTANFAPNGQTLATASGDGRVKLWTRDGELINAFKAHDNVVTRVIWSPDGNLLGTASEDHSVKLWSVYDRTLLKRLTAHSAAVWDIAWSPDGKTLASASGDNTIMLWNPEIRLIEVFQGHQDLVNTVSFSPDGKILASGSRDNTVQLWQQNGTLVQTLRGHSDWVQGVAFSPDGEILASASRDKTVKLWDQQGKVLQTLRGHSDLVHSVNFSPEGDRLVSGSWDGTVKVWNRNGSLLATLTGHQGRVFEVKFSPTGTLIASTSADKTVKLWDSNSFNLAATLEGHLDEVNSVSFSPDEAAIATASDDNTVKIWSPTGELLNTLEGHRDKVLWVSFSSDGKILASASDDRTVKIWSRNGRLLTTLEGHQNRIAGGSFSPDGQILASASWDQTVKLWTIADISRESLEGEGDRSKLDKLLTLACDRLHDYVTYTLQSSLCQAE; translated from the coding sequence ATGACCGACTCCTATATTTTCTCTGGAACCTTACCTGAAAATGCGCCAACTTATGTAAAAAGAAAGGCGGATTTTGAACTATATGACGGATTAAAATCAGGGCAGTTTTGTTATGTGTTGAATTCTCGACAAACGGGCAAATCCAGCTTGCGGGTGCAGGTGATGCGGCAGTTAAAACAAGCGGGGGTTGCCTGTAGTGTGATTGATATCTCGATGGACAATATCCAGCAGGGGACCTCGAATCAGTGGTATGCGAATATGCTTCGCAGTCTGACCCTGGATTTGCAGCTTGATGTGAATCTGGGGTCTTGGTGGCGCGATCGCGACTGGTTATCTCCCCTGGGGCGATTTCGGGAGTTTATTGAAACTGTGGTGTTGGTACAAATTCCAGGAACGATTGTCATTTTTATCGATGAAATTGACAGTATTCTCAGTTTAAATTTCCCCACCGATGATTTTTTTGCCTTTATTCGCGCTTGTTACAATCAACGGGCGCATCATCATCCTTACAATCGTCTGACCTTTTGTTTGTTAGGAGTCGCCACCCCCTCAGATTTAATCGCCGACAAACAGCGCACCCCGTTTAATATTGGACAAGCAATTGCCTTACATGGGTTTACTTTAGCCGAAGCAAAACCGGCCTTACTTCCTGGATTATCTCAGCAGTTTATAGATCCGGAAACCGTCTTAGCTGAAATCTTAGATTGGACCGGAGGACAACCATTTTTAACCCAAAAATTATGTAAAATGGTGGTGGATAAAGCCCATAATTCACGACCGGATATTACCGCATTAGTTCAAGCGTACTTATTAGATAATTGGGAATCTCAGGATGAACCAGACCATTTAAAAACAATTCGCGATCGCCTCCTTTGTGACGAAAAACGCACCCCGCGACGATTGGGACTCTATCAAAAGATATTAACAGCGCACCCCGAAGGTTATCCATCGGATAATAGTCCGGAACAAACCCAACTGCGTCTCTCGGGTTTGGTGGTTAAAAACAATGGCAATTTAACCGTATTTAACCGAATTTATCAACAGATTTTTAATGCCGATTGGATTGAGAACCAGTTGGCGAATTTGCGGCCCTATTCCGAGGCAGTCGCCGCTTGGTGGGAGAGTGGCGGGGAAGATTCCTCTCGGTTATTGCGGGGACAGGCGTTACAGGATGCTTTAAACTGGGCCGCTGATAAAAGTTTAAGCGATCGCGACTACCAGTTTCTCTCCGCCAGTCAAAACAGCGAGAAAAAAACCCTAGAATTAGCCAAAATTGAAACCGAAATCACCTTAGAAGCAGAAAGAAAAGCCAAACAAATTCTCGATACCGCCTACAAAAAAGCCCAACGGGTGATTACCTTTGGATTAGTCGGACTCTGTGCCGTTTCCCTCCTCTCCATCACCATTATTGCCTGGGCCAATTCCCAAAAGAGACAAGCAGAAATTGCCGAAATTAAAGCCCTAAATTCTGCCTCTAAAATTCGCAACTCTTCCAATGAAAAACTGGAAGCGTTAGTCAATGCAATTCGGGCCGGTCGAAAATTACAATCTAATTGGGCAACTTCGGAATTAATGACCCCGGCAGTGGTTAATTTAGAAACCATTCTTGCTAATCTTCAAGAACAGAATAGTTTAAATCGGCATCGCGGATGGGTTTGGGATGTTGCTTGGTCTCCCAATGGAGAAACCATTGCCACCGCCAGTGCTGATGGTACGGCAATTCTGTGGACCGCGCAAGGGGAATTACTGCATACCTTAGAACATGGCGATCGCGTTTATGGACTTGCTTTTTCCCCAGACGGACAAACCCTTGCTACAGCAACTGCCAACCATAGCGTCAAATTGTGGGGAATGGATGGCACTTTGCTGCATACCCTCAGCGGACATCAAGGAAGTGTTTTTGCCGTGAGTTTTAGTCCTAAAGGGCAGTTACTTGTCACTGGCAGTACCGATAAAACTGCTAAAATTTGGCGCATCGAACCCAACTCCCAAACCCCACCCACCCTCATTCAAACTATCACTGCTCATATTCAAGAAATCTCTGATGTTAGTTTCTCTCCCGATGGTGAAATTCTAGCTACAGCCAGTTATGACAATCAAGTGAAACTCTGGCAAATTACCCCCACGGGAACCGCAGCATTATTAACAACATTAACCGGCCATCAAAGCGGTGTTTCTACCGCAAATTTTGCTCCCAATGGTCAAACTTTAGCAACTGCGAGTGGCGATGGGAGGGTCAAACTCTGGACTCGGGACGGAGAATTAATCAACGCCTTCAAAGCGCATGATAACGTGGTGACTCGGGTAATTTGGTCCCCCGATGGCAATCTGCTGGGGACGGCGAGTGAGGACCACAGCGTTAAACTCTGGAGTGTCTATGATAGGACCCTGCTGAAGCGTTTAACGGCCCATAGTGCTGCTGTTTGGGACATTGCCTGGTCCCCCGATGGCAAAACTTTGGCCTCCGCGAGTGGGGATAATACGATTATGTTATGGAATCCTGAAATTCGGTTAATTGAGGTGTTTCAGGGACATCAGGATTTGGTGAATACGGTGAGTTTTTCCCCCGATGGCAAGATTTTGGCCTCGGGGAGTCGGGATAACACGGTGCAATTGTGGCAACAAAACGGGACCTTAGTGCAAACTCTGCGAGGACATAGCGATTGGGTCCAGGGGGTGGCCTTTTCGCCCGATGGCGAAATTTTGGCCTCGGCAAGTCGGGATAAAACGGTGAAACTTTGGGACCAGCAGGGAAAGGTTTTGCAGACCCTCCGGGGACATTCGGATTTAGTGCATAGTGTGAATTTTTCTCCCGAGGGCGATCGCCTGGTTTCTGGCAGTTGGGATGGCACTGTTAAAGTCTGGAATCGAAACGGCAGTCTTCTAGCAACTTTAACCGGCCATCAAGGACGAGTATTTGAGGTGAAATTCAGTCCAACAGGGACATTAATTGCCTCTACCAGTGCAGACAAAACGGTGAAATTGTGGGATAGCAATAGCTTTAATTTAGCTGCTACCTTAGAAGGACATTTGGATGAAGTGAATAGCGTGAGTTTTTCTCCTGATGAAGCAGCGATCGCCACCGCCAGTGATGACAATACGGTTAAAATTTGGAGTCCTACCGGAGAACTATTAAACACCTTAGAAGGACATCGGGATAAAGTGTTGTGGGTGAGTTTTTCATCCGATGGCAAAATTTTAGCCTCCGCCAGTGACGATCGCACGGTGAAAATCTGGAGTCGCAACGGTCGCCTATTAACCACCCTAGAGGGACATCAAAATCGGATTGCTGGGGGGAGTTTTAGTCCAGATGGTCAGATTTTAGCCTCTGCCAGTTGGGACCAAACAGTAAAACTGTGGACGATCGCCGACATTTCCCGAGAGAGTTTAGAGGGTGAGGGCGATCGGTCGAAATTAGATAAACTCTTGACCTTGGCCTGCGATCGGTTACATGATTATGTCACCTACACTCTCCAATCTTCCCTATGTCAAGCAGAATAA
- a CDS encoding DUF4344 domain-containing metallopeptidase — protein MNILPDRLRRIYVTLMSLVLLTPVLISCTEIDIESSSTESEISVTATPIVKARSGNVKVTTSAINSRTTTQQTAQTDELEDTGDILIFHTPVEDETYQEVHDIIKESQIFEEIAATINELLILPNDIPVYFMECGEENAYYDPSSVEITMCYELIERYKEIFTEEVETDEEYIAEVINAGLFTFFHELGHALVDQLELPITGREEDVVDEFAAIILLQAGEEGENAVLSGVWQFAVDAEEEAELEELTYWGEHSLDIQRYYNMACLVYGSNPEKYQFLVEDEDLPAERAEGCEYEYAQKSQSWEVLLFPYYKE, from the coding sequence ATGAACATTTTGCCCGATCGCCTCCGCCGGATTTACGTCACTTTAATGAGTTTGGTTCTACTCACTCCAGTGTTAATCAGTTGTACAGAAATAGACATAGAATCCAGTTCCACCGAGTCGGAAATTTCTGTAACAGCAACCCCCATTGTCAAAGCGCGATCGGGTAATGTCAAAGTAACTACTTCGGCAATCAATTCGCGAACTACAACTCAGCAAACTGCTCAAACCGATGAACTCGAAGATACCGGAGATATTTTAATATTCCATACTCCTGTAGAAGACGAAACCTATCAAGAAGTCCACGATATTATCAAAGAAAGTCAGATTTTTGAGGAAATTGCTGCAACGATTAATGAACTCTTAATCTTGCCCAATGATATCCCCGTTTATTTCATGGAATGTGGGGAAGAAAATGCCTATTATGACCCTTCATCGGTTGAAATTACCATGTGTTATGAATTAATCGAACGGTATAAAGAAATTTTTACCGAAGAAGTAGAAACCGATGAAGAATATATTGCCGAAGTGATTAATGCCGGACTTTTCACCTTTTTCCATGAACTCGGACACGCCTTGGTAGACCAATTAGAGTTACCGATTACGGGGAGAGAAGAAGATGTGGTGGATGAATTTGCCGCCATCATCTTATTACAAGCAGGAGAAGAAGGGGAAAATGCAGTCCTCTCAGGAGTCTGGCAATTTGCAGTGGATGCAGAAGAGGAAGCAGAGTTAGAAGAGTTGACCTATTGGGGAGAACATTCCCTCGATATTCAACGCTATTATAATATGGCCTGTTTAGTGTATGGGAGCAATCCAGAGAAATATCAATTCTTAGTAGAAGATGAAGATTTACCAGCAGAACGAGCAGAGGGATGCGAGTACGAGTATGCTCAAAAGTCTCAAAGTTGGGAAGTTTTGCTCTTCCCTTATTATAAAGAGTAA
- a CDS encoding DUF3318 domain-containing protein has protein sequence MTSYTTTKADMIELRRLKGLLPPELQSWVMVEKAIEVNPPLVRSEEIGSDQVEVQIDLVKWEQLALDQRNLLFWHEVARIQNDTISKEGWEMAALAIGLGGAVGELWVQDGLLLLLALSLCGVAGYRLYQKNNGDRTLKEAMEADEKAIALATRFGYSLPNAYKSLGSALKTLVELTPKKRQRSKYEARLQALKRSAAKAKAKVKAARETTTNTESVY, from the coding sequence ATGACCTCATATACTACGACAAAAGCTGACATGATAGAACTCCGACGGCTCAAAGGCTTACTGCCGCCGGAATTGCAAAGCTGGGTCATGGTGGAAAAAGCGATCGAAGTGAATCCACCCCTGGTTCGCAGTGAAGAAATCGGAAGCGATCAGGTGGAAGTCCAAATTGACCTAGTGAAGTGGGAACAACTCGCCCTGGATCAGCGCAACTTGCTGTTTTGGCATGAAGTAGCACGCATCCAAAACGACACCATTTCTAAAGAGGGATGGGAAATGGCGGCGCTGGCGATCGGGTTAGGTGGTGCAGTGGGAGAACTGTGGGTACAGGATGGATTGCTGCTGTTATTAGCACTGTCTCTGTGCGGCGTGGCGGGATACCGACTCTATCAGAAAAACAATGGAGATCGCACCTTAAAGGAAGCAATGGAGGCAGATGAAAAGGCGATCGCCCTTGCGACTCGTTTTGGCTATTCTCTCCCCAACGCTTACAAAAGTCTCGGTAGCGCCCTAAAAACCCTCGTCGAACTCACCCCGAAAAAACGCCAGCGTAGCAAATACGAAGCCCGGTTGCAAGCCCTCAAACGCAGTGCTGCTAAAGCCAAAGCCAAGGTTAAGGCGGCGCGGGAAACAACGACAAATACGGAAAGCGTGTACTAA
- a CDS encoding 7-carboxy-7-deazaguanine synthase QueE — protein MTHSIAAPPTTRAIEVFSGIQGEGLNVGTRQIFIRFGGCDLRCNYCDSAHTWTIPDTCRIEKTPGDRDFEVHPNPVPLPLFLDWIDRQNQPSLHDSISLTGGEPLLHTPFLEEFLPPLKQRTGLPLYLETGGHRPQQLQRILPYLDLVGMDIKLPSVSGETHWQAHQEFLSLCCTAGVEVFVKIIISDDTLEAELEQAAQLVAGINPLVTVFLQPVTPLSAGEMANFGDRPTPAIKSPAPTKVLAWQGVMKQWLKPVRVVPQTHKMLGQL, from the coding sequence ATGACTCATTCCATTGCCGCTCCTCCCACTACAAGAGCGATCGAAGTATTTTCTGGTATTCAAGGCGAAGGATTGAATGTGGGGACTCGTCAAATTTTCATTCGCTTTGGCGGATGTGATTTGCGCTGTAACTATTGCGATAGCGCCCATACTTGGACAATACCCGATACCTGTCGGATTGAAAAAACTCCTGGCGATCGCGATTTTGAAGTTCATCCCAACCCTGTCCCCTTGCCGCTGTTTCTGGACTGGATCGATCGCCAAAATCAACCGAGTTTACATGACAGCATCAGTTTAACCGGCGGTGAACCCTTACTCCATACTCCATTTTTGGAAGAATTTCTGCCTCCACTCAAACAACGAACCGGATTACCTCTGTATTTAGAAACCGGGGGTCATCGTCCCCAACAGTTGCAGAGGATTTTGCCTTATTTGGATTTGGTGGGAATGGATATTAAATTGCCGAGTGTCAGTGGAGAAACCCATTGGCAAGCACATCAGGAATTTTTGAGCCTCTGTTGTACCGCCGGAGTGGAGGTGTTTGTGAAAATTATTATTTCCGATGACACCTTAGAGGCGGAGTTGGAACAGGCGGCGCAGTTAGTGGCGGGGATTAATCCCCTGGTGACGGTGTTTTTGCAACCTGTGACGCCACTGAGTGCAGGAGAAATGGCGAACTTTGGCGATCGCCCCACCCCTGCCATAAAATCACCAGCACCCACAAAGGTGCTGGCGTGGCAAGGAGTGATGAAACAATGGCTGAAACCCGTGCGAGTGGTCCCACAAACCCATAAAATGTTGGGTCAGTTGTAG
- the trpD gene encoding anthranilate phosphoribosyltransferase, with product MTDSPSATAQTPVKTPLDANWSELLQQLLDRQSLTVDQASQLMYGWLREEIPPVLSGAILAALQSKSVSAEELAGMAKVLQSQSAYMETGANGETRKQAIDTCGTGGDGASTFNISTCVAFVAAAAGVKVAKHGNRSASSKVGSADVLEALGVNLNAPGSQAIAALDEVGITFLFAPGWHPAMKAVAPLRRTLKVRTVFNLLGPLVNPVRPTGQVIGVCDPNLVVPIAHALRQLGTELAIVVHGREKLDEAGLADASDLAILANGEVQLSAITPAELGLEPSPTGALRGGDVAENAQILQSVLQGGGTQAQQDVVALNAALALQVSGIIPVGEHIKGIALAKEILASGAAWTKVEQLVAFLKQ from the coding sequence ATGACTGATTCTCCATCGGCAACAGCACAAACCCCCGTCAAAACCCCCTTAGACGCCAACTGGTCCGAGTTACTGCAACAATTGCTCGATCGCCAATCCCTGACGGTAGATCAAGCCAGTCAACTCATGTATGGATGGCTAAGGGAAGAAATCCCCCCAGTGTTATCCGGGGCCATTTTAGCCGCCCTACAAAGCAAAAGTGTCTCCGCAGAGGAACTGGCAGGGATGGCAAAAGTATTGCAATCCCAGTCTGCTTATATGGAAACCGGCGCAAATGGTGAAACGCGCAAACAGGCGATCGATACCTGTGGCACCGGAGGCGATGGGGCTTCGACCTTTAATATTTCCACCTGTGTTGCCTTTGTCGCCGCAGCAGCCGGGGTGAAAGTTGCCAAACATGGAAATCGGTCCGCATCGAGTAAGGTAGGGTCTGCCGATGTGTTGGAAGCCTTGGGTGTGAATTTGAATGCACCGGGTAGTCAGGCGATCGCCGCTTTAGATGAAGTAGGAATCACCTTTCTATTTGCACCCGGTTGGCATCCGGCGATGAAAGCAGTGGCCCCCCTGCGCCGCACCTTAAAAGTCCGCACCGTCTTTAATCTATTGGGACCTCTGGTCAATCCCGTGCGACCCACGGGACAGGTAATTGGCGTCTGTGACCCCAACTTAGTGGTGCCGATCGCCCATGCGTTACGACAATTGGGGACCGAATTAGCGATCGTGGTGCATGGACGGGAAAAACTCGATGAAGCGGGATTAGCCGATGCTAGTGATTTAGCCATCCTTGCCAATGGAGAGGTCCAACTCAGTGCCATAACACCGGCAGAACTCGGGCTGGAACCCTCACCCACCGGGGCATTACGCGGTGGGGATGTGGCAGAAAATGCCCAGATTTTGCAGTCGGTCCTCCAAGGTGGAGGAACTCAAGCGCAACAGGATGTAGTCGCCTTAAATGCCGCCTTAGCCTTACAAGTCAGCGGCATTATCCCGGTGGGAGAGCATATTAAGGGCATCGCCTTAGCCAAAGAAATTCTTGCCTCTGGTGCAGCTTGGACAAAAGTAGAGCAATTGGTGGCGTTTCTGAAGCAGTAA
- a CDS encoding retropepsin-like aspartic protease family protein, translated as MKKILSTLFAVASLGLMGPAALTQEYPGCFAIDSNGNLIDLGNLCPNVTTDVQTGAMSGVFQIPIKRRQGGIPVVDVLFNGTEKFEMLFDTGASATLITPTMARSLNVVPFDKARIATASASEVEMEVGRVSKIQVGDAILEELLVTIAPPEVEGGLQGMGLLGQNFFGSYDITIKENNIELRTRAAATQN; from the coding sequence TGCTGTGGCCAGTCTAGGATTGATGGGGCCTGCCGCCCTCACTCAGGAATATCCCGGTTGTTTCGCCATTGATTCCAACGGCAACCTCATTGATTTAGGCAACCTCTGCCCCAATGTAACGACAGACGTTCAAACAGGGGCAATGTCCGGCGTCTTTCAAATCCCTATCAAACGTCGTCAGGGCGGCATTCCCGTGGTAGATGTACTCTTTAATGGCACAGAGAAATTCGAGATGCTTTTTGATACTGGGGCGAGTGCCACCTTAATCACTCCCACGATGGCCCGCAGTTTAAATGTAGTCCCCTTCGATAAAGCTCGAATTGCCACCGCCAGTGCCTCGGAGGTGGAAATGGAAGTGGGCCGGGTTTCTAAAATTCAAGTGGGAGATGCCATCCTCGAAGAACTCCTGGTCACGATCGCCCCCCCAGAGGTTGAAGGGGGTCTCCAAGGCATGGGTCTCTTAGGACAAAACTTTTTCGGCAGTTACGATATCACCATCAAGGAAAATAACATTGAATTGCGAACTCGCGCCGCTGCTACTCAAAATTGA